A region of Roseobacter litoralis Och 149 DNA encodes the following proteins:
- a CDS encoding sulfite exporter TauE/SafE family protein has product MDLTTLIVIAGFAFLVSGAIKGVTGIGLPTAAIAFMTLFLDPRTAIALVLFPMLGSNLWQMLRGGFLKRTARRYWLFAVVLFLGVGTTAIMTQTTSDRALLAILGTVVLIFVAVSWRKLLPPLADRYDTAAQVFFALVAGVVGGMTAAWGPPMAMYLHTKGVDKDEFIRATGFMISVGSLPLVMTYAQVGFLSGELAAISFSMLLPTLIGFTAGEILRRKMSIEAFRNAILILFFFLGLNLIRRAIWYV; this is encoded by the coding sequence ATGGACCTGACAACGCTTATCGTGATCGCGGGCTTTGCCTTTCTGGTGTCCGGCGCGATCAAAGGGGTCACCGGCATCGGCCTGCCAACAGCGGCCATTGCGTTCATGACGCTTTTTCTGGATCCGCGCACGGCAATTGCGCTGGTACTTTTCCCGATGCTGGGCTCGAACCTGTGGCAGATGCTGCGCGGTGGATTCCTGAAACGAACGGCGCGCAGATACTGGCTTTTTGCCGTCGTTCTGTTTTTGGGCGTAGGTACAACGGCCATCATGACGCAAACCACATCAGACCGCGCGCTGCTTGCCATCCTTGGCACCGTTGTGCTGATCTTTGTCGCCGTCAGTTGGCGCAAACTGCTGCCCCCGCTTGCCGATCGTTACGATACTGCAGCGCAGGTTTTCTTTGCGCTGGTTGCTGGTGTGGTGGGCGGCATGACCGCCGCTTGGGGGCCGCCAATGGCGATGTATCTGCACACCAAAGGCGTCGATAAGGATGAGTTCATTCGCGCCACAGGGTTCATGATCTCGGTCGGGTCACTCCCGCTTGTGATGACTTACGCGCAGGTCGGGTTTTTATCCGGTGAACTTGCTGCGATTTCGTTTTCGATGCTGCTGCCGACCCTGATTGGCTTCACCGCCGGGGAAATTCTGCGCCGCAAGATGTCCATCGAAGCCTTTCGCAACGCCATCCTGATCCTGTTCTTCTTTCTCGGTCTGAACCTGATCCGCCGGGCAATCTGGTACGTCTGA
- a CDS encoding L-idonate 5-dehydrogenase has product MKSLVIHGAHDLRIEEHEPQTLGAGQVQIALATGGICGSDLHYYHNGGFGTVRLKEPMVLGHEVSGHITALGAAVSGLEVGQLVAVSPSRPCGACCYCAEGMRNQCLNMRFYGSAMPFPHIQGAFRQVLVADAAQCAVADGLSAGEAAMAEPLAVCLHAARQAGPLLGKRVLVTGCGPIGLLSILVARRAGATEIVATDLTDFTLRMAAAQGADVTINGATDPDRLATYQAGKGTFDVLFECTGVAAALAGGIAALRPGGIIVQLGLGGDMTLPVQALTAKELQLRGSFRFHEEFFTGVALMQKGLIDVKPLITQTLPLADAIAAFDLASDRTQAMKAQISFA; this is encoded by the coding sequence ATGAAATCGCTTGTTATCCACGGCGCGCATGATTTGCGCATTGAAGAGCATGAGCCACAGACCCTTGGTGCCGGACAGGTTCAGATTGCGCTGGCGACCGGGGGCATCTGCGGATCGGATCTGCACTACTATCACAATGGTGGCTTTGGCACGGTACGCCTCAAGGAACCCATGGTGCTGGGTCATGAAGTATCCGGGCATATCACAGCACTTGGCGCCGCGGTCAGCGGGCTTGAGGTCGGGCAGTTGGTGGCGGTGTCACCCTCGCGCCCCTGTGGCGCCTGCTGCTATTGTGCTGAAGGGATGCGCAACCAATGCCTGAACATGCGGTTTTACGGCTCCGCCATGCCGTTCCCGCATATTCAGGGGGCATTCCGGCAGGTGCTGGTCGCGGATGCCGCGCAATGTGCCGTGGCCGACGGTTTATCCGCTGGCGAAGCTGCCATGGCCGAACCCCTGGCCGTCTGTCTGCATGCCGCCCGTCAAGCCGGCCCGCTGCTGGGCAAACGCGTGTTGGTGACAGGCTGCGGCCCCATCGGGTTGCTGAGCATTCTGGTTGCCCGCCGCGCGGGTGCGACGGAAATCGTCGCGACGGACCTGACCGATTTCACGCTGCGGATGGCTGCCGCACAGGGGGCGGATGTCACGATCAACGGCGCGACCGATCCCGACAGATTGGCGACCTATCAAGCGGGCAAGGGCACCTTTGACGTGCTGTTTGAATGCACGGGCGTGGCCGCCGCACTGGCTGGCGGGATCGCGGCCCTGCGTCCGGGTGGCATCATTGTGCAACTGGGGTTGGGCGGAGACATGACCCTGCCGGTGCAGGCATTGACGGCCAAGGAGTTGCAACTGCGCGGCTCGTTCCGCTTTCACGAAGAGTTCTTTACCGGTGTGGCGCTGATGCAAAAGGGGCTGATTGACGTAAAGCCCCTGATCACGCAAACGCTACCGCTGGCAGATGCCATCGCCGCCTTTGATCTGGCCAGCGACAGAACACAAGCGATGAAGGCTCAGATCAGTTTTGCCTGA
- a CDS encoding SDR family oxidoreductase encodes MSLSLFDLTGRRALITGSSQGIGFALAKGLQAAGADIVLNGRDTAKLAAAAAQLGEGTHQLPFDATDHEGVRAAVDGFEAEHGAIDILVNNAGMQHRTALEDFPADAFEKLMQTNIASVFHVGQACARHMISRGKGKIINIASVQTALARPGIAPYTMTKGAVANLTKGMATDWAQYGLQCNGLAPGYFDTPLNAALVADPEFTTWLEKRTPAGRWGKVEELVGTCIFLASDASSFVNGTTVFVDGGITASL; translated from the coding sequence ATGAGCCTTAGCCTATTTGACCTGACGGGCCGCCGCGCCCTGATCACCGGATCGTCGCAAGGCATTGGCTTTGCACTCGCAAAGGGACTGCAAGCGGCGGGCGCTGACATCGTGCTGAACGGGCGGGACACTGCTAAGCTGGCCGCTGCCGCCGCGCAGTTAGGCGAGGGGACGCACCAGCTGCCCTTTGATGCAACGGACCACGAGGGTGTGCGCGCGGCTGTGGACGGGTTCGAGGCCGAGCATGGGGCGATTGATATTCTGGTGAATAATGCCGGAATGCAGCACCGCACCGCCCTTGAGGATTTCCCCGCGGATGCCTTTGAAAAGCTGATGCAAACAAACATCGCCAGTGTTTTCCATGTGGGCCAAGCCTGCGCGCGCCATATGATCAGCCGGGGCAAGGGCAAGATCATCAATATCGCCTCGGTGCAGACCGCGCTGGCACGGCCCGGCATTGCGCCTTACACGATGACCAAGGGTGCGGTTGCGAACTTGACCAAAGGCATGGCCACCGACTGGGCGCAATACGGGTTGCAGTGCAATGGGCTGGCGCCGGGGTATTTCGACACGCCGCTGAATGCCGCATTGGTCGCGGACCCTGAGTTCACGACGTGGCTTGAAAAACGCACCCCTGCGGGCCGATGGGGCAAGGTCGAGGAACTGGTCGGCACCTGTATTTTTCTGGCATCGGATGCGTCATCTTTTGTCAATGGGACGACCGTTTTTGTGGATGGCGGGATCACGGCATCGCTTTAG
- a CDS encoding DUF2306 domain-containing protein produces MIPESTKRPVGNTLFVAVLILFALPFAYYALARGMALNDPGEQALSRLFHGGAALSNIAVYGHMIAGGLITALAPLQLSRVLRQRAALLHRILGYVLVSAAVLTSLGGLMYIALQGTIGGPVMSTGFALYGILMLLAAVQTVRYARLRHPLHRLWAERLVILALASWLYRVHYGVWEILTGGLGSRDDFSGPFDVIQVFAFYLPYLALHGWLWRRRGLR; encoded by the coding sequence ATGATACCTGAGAGCACAAAGAGACCCGTGGGCAATACGCTGTTTGTGGCTGTCCTGATCCTTTTTGCGCTGCCCTTTGCCTATTATGCGTTGGCGCGCGGCATGGCGCTGAACGATCCGGGCGAACAGGCACTGTCCCGACTGTTTCACGGTGGTGCCGCGCTGAGCAATATCGCGGTCTACGGTCACATGATCGCGGGTGGTTTGATCACCGCGCTCGCGCCGCTGCAGTTGTCGCGGGTTTTGCGCCAGCGCGCTGCCCTGCTACACCGCATTTTGGGGTATGTCCTTGTCAGTGCGGCCGTCCTCACCAGCCTTGGCGGGCTGATGTATATTGCGCTGCAAGGTACGATCGGTGGCCCGGTCATGAGCACCGGCTTTGCGCTATATGGCATCTTGATGCTTTTGGCCGCTGTCCAGACGGTGCGCTATGCGCGGTTGCGGCACCCACTTCACCGGCTTTGGGCCGAACGTCTGGTGATCCTCGCGCTGGCCTCATGGCTCTACCGCGTGCATTACGGCGTTTGGGAAATCCTGACCGGTGGGCTTGGGTCACGGGATGACTTTTCCGGACCGTTTGATGTCATTCAGGTCTTTGCGTTCTATCTGCCCTACCTTGCGCTGCACGGCTGGCTCTGGCGCAGGCGAGGATTGCGTTAG
- a CDS encoding 3'-5' exonuclease, with amino-acid sequence MKNLSLRLRVFLFFCLTAIGSIAICLGALYMGFRQLGEGDALSAFITSGVIAGFGILGLVVLIWLLFDENVSKPIEALAASLRVRTHVDIGTEIEEETAKYLGDLAPAVCAIHRKLRDETRASSEAVVERTARLDAQRSQLLQILSDIPVAVIVARQDHHIILYDGQAADLMERECPARLKGSVFDYLDKQSVIEALAALKKQNALRHEIALKGRSGAVYKGHIRVFGADAGYTLMLEPLRPDAARPLVYDFDLLDIEEPTSLDQTRLRDLTFVVFDSETTGLDPHTDEVVQLGAVRVVNGKIIEGEVFDTLVNPGRTIPPGSTAVHQINDAMVADAPGFDVACRAFHQFAEHAVIVAHNAPFDMAFLRRQCRNQDYAFDNPVLDTVHLSAVVFGGSAEHTLDALCNRLNVHIPDDVRHTGLGDALATAKALVALIPVLEARGFTTFEQVRAEIQKHSRILKVEA; translated from the coding sequence ATGAAAAACCTCAGCCTCCGGCTCCGGGTCTTTCTGTTCTTTTGCCTGACTGCCATTGGCAGTATCGCGATCTGCCTTGGCGCGCTTTACATGGGGTTTCGCCAGTTGGGGGAGGGTGATGCGCTGTCGGCCTTCATCACGTCAGGTGTGATCGCGGGCTTTGGCATTCTGGGTCTAGTGGTCCTGATCTGGCTTTTGTTCGACGAAAACGTCAGCAAACCGATCGAGGCATTGGCCGCCAGTTTGCGCGTGCGCACCCACGTCGATATCGGCACAGAAATCGAAGAGGAAACCGCGAAATACCTTGGTGATCTGGCACCGGCTGTCTGTGCGATCCACCGCAAGCTCAGGGACGAGACGCGCGCCTCCTCCGAGGCGGTGGTGGAACGCACCGCGCGGCTGGATGCGCAGCGCTCGCAACTGTTGCAAATCCTGTCTGACATTCCCGTCGCCGTGATCGTGGCGCGACAGGATCACCACATCATCCTCTATGACGGGCAGGCCGCCGACCTGATGGAACGGGAATGCCCTGCCCGCCTCAAAGGATCGGTGTTTGACTACCTTGACAAACAATCCGTGATTGAGGCCCTGGCTGCGCTGAAAAAACAAAACGCCCTGCGCCATGAGATCGCCCTCAAAGGCCGCTCCGGCGCGGTTTACAAAGGCCACATCCGGGTTTTTGGGGCAGATGCGGGCTACACCTTGATGCTGGAACCACTGCGCCCCGATGCCGCGCGCCCGCTGGTCTATGACTTTGACCTGCTCGACATCGAAGAACCTACATCGCTGGATCAAACCAGACTGCGTGATCTGACATTCGTTGTTTTTGACAGCGAAACGACCGGTCTTGATCCACATACGGACGAAGTTGTGCAACTGGGCGCCGTGCGTGTCGTCAACGGCAAGATCATCGAAGGCGAAGTCTTTGATACGCTGGTCAATCCCGGCCGGACCATCCCGCCGGGGTCCACGGCGGTGCATCAGATCAATGATGCCATGGTCGCCGATGCGCCGGGCTTTGATGTCGCCTGCCGCGCGTTCCACCAATTCGCCGAACACGCTGTGATCGTCGCCCATAACGCCCCCTTTGATATGGCATTCCTCAGACGCCAGTGTCGAAATCAGGACTACGCGTTCGACAACCCCGTTCTAGACACGGTGCATCTGTCCGCGGTGGTTTTTGGCGGCTCGGCAGAACATACGCTGGATGCCTTATGCAACCGTCTGAACGTGCATATCCCCGATGACGTGCGCCACACCGGGCTTGGCGATGCGCTTGCCACGGCCAAGGCGCTGGTTGCGCTGATCCCGGTGCTTGAGGCGCGGGGTTTTACAACTTTTGAACAGGTCCGCGCGGAAATTCAGAAACACAGCCGCATTCTGAAGGTTGAAGCCTAA
- a CDS encoding DUF294 nucleotidyltransferase-like domain-containing protein, which produces MNEDALTFLSRQHPYDELPAGVLNDVAAQVEKLSVAEGEMIYAYGEPLEGLYIIQSGLVDVRDHSDAQVSMLERGNSFGERGLLADGTAVTSARAVKDTLLIRVPVPLFNTLRTEQSPFQRFFARSSARTDKSATQQTSLAQVSVDALMVHNPVTCTAGTSVVDAAVLMTSRHISCLCITEQDRLTGIVTLRDLVGKALAAGLPPQTPLSDIIQNEPVSLPPTAIGSDVLHMMMEYNLGHLPIVDAGKLVGIVTQTDLTRYQATTAAGLVADAARAQSVEALADITGRIPALLVQLVAAGNRHDVVTRMITDIADVVTRRLLSMAQEKLGPAPLRYLWLACGSQGRQEQTGVSDQDNCLILEDGASQGDIAYFRDMATFVSDGLNACGYVYCPGDMMATNARWCQPLSVWKEYFAGWIKSPSKEAQMLASVMFDLRPIGGDASLFHGLQQSTLRMAAKNSIFTAHMASNSLTHQTPLGLLRGLATISSGDHRKTIDTKLNGVVPVVDLGRMYALQGQLTQANTRARLKAALSNKIISAKGGRDLLEAYDLVAQTRLEHQARLIKEGKAPDNYLPPARLSDFERSHLRDAFVVIKTMQSALMQGRGILG; this is translated from the coding sequence ATGAACGAAGACGCCCTGACCTTTCTGTCGCGCCAGCACCCATATGATGAGTTGCCCGCCGGTGTTCTCAACGATGTGGCCGCACAGGTTGAGAAACTCAGCGTCGCTGAAGGCGAGATGATCTATGCTTACGGCGAACCGCTTGAGGGGCTCTATATCATCCAATCCGGGCTGGTCGATGTCAGGGATCATTCAGACGCACAGGTCTCCATGCTGGAGCGCGGAAATTCCTTTGGCGAACGCGGCTTGCTTGCAGATGGCACCGCCGTCACGTCGGCCCGCGCCGTCAAGGACACGCTTTTGATCCGCGTGCCCGTCCCCCTTTTCAACACCCTGCGCACCGAACAATCCCCGTTCCAACGCTTTTTTGCACGCAGCAGCGCGCGGACCGACAAGAGCGCAACGCAGCAGACCAGCCTCGCGCAAGTGTCTGTTGATGCGCTGATGGTCCATAACCCAGTGACCTGCACGGCGGGCACCTCCGTCGTGGATGCGGCGGTTCTGATGACATCACGGCACATTTCATGCCTGTGCATCACCGAACAGGATCGTCTGACCGGCATCGTGACCCTGCGTGATCTTGTGGGCAAAGCGCTTGCGGCAGGTCTGCCCCCGCAAACGCCGCTGAGCGACATCATCCAGAACGAACCCGTGTCACTGCCACCGACCGCTATCGGTTCGGACGTGCTGCATATGATGATGGAATACAACCTTGGCCATTTGCCGATTGTCGATGCGGGCAAGCTGGTCGGGATCGTCACGCAAACCGACCTTACCCGCTATCAGGCGACAACTGCCGCCGGGCTGGTTGCCGACGCAGCACGCGCCCAAAGCGTTGAGGCGCTTGCGGACATCACGGGCCGTATTCCGGCGTTGCTGGTGCAATTGGTTGCGGCCGGAAACCGGCATGACGTCGTGACGCGCATGATCACCGATATCGCGGATGTGGTGACCCGCAGATTGCTGAGCATGGCGCAGGAAAAACTCGGACCCGCACCGCTGCGGTATCTGTGGCTCGCCTGCGGATCACAAGGGCGGCAGGAACAGACAGGTGTGTCGGATCAGGACAATTGCCTGATCCTTGAGGATGGCGCATCGCAGGGTGACATCGCCTATTTTCGCGATATGGCCACCTTTGTCAGCGACGGGTTGAACGCCTGCGGCTACGTCTATTGCCCCGGTGACATGATGGCCACGAACGCGCGCTGGTGCCAGCCGCTGTCCGTGTGGAAGGAGTATTTCGCAGGCTGGATCAAAAGCCCCAGCAAAGAGGCGCAGATGCTTGCCTCGGTGATGTTTGACCTGCGCCCCATCGGCGGGGATGCCAGCCTGTTCCACGGGCTGCAACAAAGCACGCTGCGCATGGCTGCAAAGAACTCGATCTTCACCGCCCATATGGCCAGCAATTCGCTGACCCATCAGACACCACTTGGGCTGTTGCGCGGTCTGGCCACCATCAGTTCGGGCGATCATCGCAAAACGATTGATACCAAGCTGAACGGTGTGGTGCCGGTTGTCGATCTGGGGCGCATGTATGCGCTGCAAGGGCAATTGACGCAGGCCAACACCCGCGCGCGCCTCAAAGCCGCGCTGAGCAACAAGATCATCAGCGCCAAGGGCGGACGCGACCTGCTGGAAGCCTATGATCTGGTTGCACAGACGCGGCTTGAACATCAGGCGCGGCTGATCAAGGAGGGCAAGGCACCCGACAACTACCTGCCCCCGGCCCGCCTGTCGGATTTCGAACGCAGTCACCTGCGGGACGCTTTTGTCGTGATCAAAACAATGCAGTCGGCTTTGATGCAAGGACGTGGCATCTTGGGCTGA
- a CDS encoding sodium:solute symporter family protein — protein sequence MDQFTLNLLFVGASFALYIGIAVWARAGSTSEFYAAGRGVHPVTNGMATAADWMSAASFISMAGLIAFTGYDNSSFLMGWTGGYVLLALLLAPYLRKFGKFTVSEFIGDRFYSPTARLVAVICLLVASITYVIGQMQGVGIAFGRFLEIDAFWGLLLGSCVVFAYAVFGGMKGVTYTQVAQYCVLILAYTIPAVFISLQLTGTPIPALGLFSETVNADGTSSGVYLLTKLDQIVTDLGFASYTEAHKDNLNMVLFTLSLMIGTAGLPHVIMRFFTVPRVSDARWSAGWTLVFIALLYLTAPAVGAMARLNISEMMWPSGVNGEAVSVETIESDERYNWMLTWQKTGLLDWEDKNGDGKIQYYNDKNDAMAEKAAANGWEGNELTNFNRDILVLANPEIANLPGWVIGLVAAGGLAAALSTAAGLLLAISSAVSHDLLKGQLTPNMSEKSELLAARISMAVAIVVAVILGLNPPGFAAQTVALAFGLAAASIFPALMMGIFSKRVNNVGAVAGMLAGLVFTLVYIFLHKGWFFIPDTNSFVDTAEGSLLGIQSTAIGAVGAAINFAVAFGVSSITKETPQEIKDLVESVRVPAGAGGAVDH from the coding sequence ATGGACCAGTTTACACTGAACCTGCTGTTTGTGGGCGCGTCTTTCGCGCTTTACATCGGCATTGCGGTCTGGGCCCGTGCGGGGTCGACCTCTGAATTCTATGCCGCGGGCCGGGGGGTTCACCCTGTCACCAACGGTATGGCCACGGCGGCGGACTGGATGTCTGCGGCGTCCTTCATTTCCATGGCGGGTCTGATTGCCTTTACCGGGTATGACAACTCATCCTTCCTGATGGGCTGGACGGGCGGCTATGTGCTGCTTGCGCTGCTCTTGGCGCCTTACCTGCGCAAGTTCGGCAAATTCACCGTGTCCGAGTTTATCGGTGATCGTTTCTACTCCCCCACGGCGCGTCTGGTTGCCGTGATCTGTCTGCTGGTGGCCTCGATCACCTATGTTATCGGACAGATGCAGGGTGTGGGCATCGCCTTTGGCCGCTTCCTTGAGATCGACGCCTTCTGGGGTCTGCTTTTGGGGTCCTGTGTCGTGTTCGCCTATGCGGTTTTCGGCGGCATGAAGGGCGTGACCTACACGCAGGTCGCACAATACTGTGTGTTGATCCTCGCCTATACGATCCCGGCTGTGTTCATCTCCCTGCAACTGACGGGTACGCCTATCCCTGCGCTGGGTCTCTTTTCTGAAACAGTCAATGCGGATGGCACCAGCAGCGGTGTTTACCTGCTGACCAAACTGGACCAGATCGTAACCGATCTTGGTTTTGCAAGCTACACTGAAGCGCACAAAGACAACCTGAACATGGTTCTCTTTACCCTGTCGCTGATGATCGGGACCGCCGGTTTGCCGCATGTCATCATGCGCTTCTTCACCGTGCCACGCGTATCTGACGCGCGCTGGTCGGCGGGCTGGACGCTTGTATTCATCGCGCTGCTCTATCTCACAGCCCCTGCGGTTGGTGCGATGGCACGCCTCAACATCTCTGAGATGATGTGGCCAAGTGGTGTGAACGGCGAAGCGGTGTCGGTTGAAACAATCGAATCCGACGAGCGGTATAACTGGATGCTGACGTGGCAGAAAACCGGTCTTCTCGATTGGGAAGACAAGAACGGCGACGGCAAGATCCAGTACTACAACGACAAGAACGACGCGATGGCTGAAAAAGCTGCGGCAAACGGCTGGGAAGGCAATGAGCTGACCAACTTCAACCGCGACATCCTCGTGTTGGCCAACCCTGAGATTGCGAACCTGCCGGGCTGGGTGATCGGTCTGGTGGCGGCGGGCGGTCTTGCGGCGGCCCTGTCCACAGCGGCGGGTTTGCTCCTGGCGATCTCTTCTGCGGTCAGTCATGACTTGCTCAAGGGGCAACTCACGCCGAATATGTCGGAAAAGTCGGAACTGTTGGCCGCAAGGATATCCATGGCGGTTGCAATTGTGGTCGCGGTCATACTGGGCCTCAATCCTCCGGGTTTTGCAGCGCAAACCGTGGCTCTGGCCTTTGGTCTCGCAGCGGCGTCAATCTTCCCTGCGCTGATGATGGGTATCTTCTCCAAGCGGGTGAACAACGTGGGCGCTGTTGCCGGTATGCTTGCCGGTCTGGTCTTCACGCTGGTCTACATCTTCCTACACAAAGGCTGGTTCTTTATCCCGGACACCAACTCCTTTGTTGATACGGCAGAGGGCAGCTTGCTGGGCATCCAGTCCACAGCAATCGGCGCGGTCGGTGCGGCGATCAACTTTGCGGTTGCCTTCGGTGTCTCTTCGATCACCAAGGAAACACCTCAGGAGATCAAGGACCTCGTGGAAAGTGTCCGCGTACCAGCCGGTGCTGGCGGTGCAGTAGATCACTAA
- a CDS encoding DUF4212 domain-containing protein — protein sequence MAEQQTNSDGRAAEDAGGYWTANVRMIRISLVIWAVVSFGFGILLRPLLSGIGVGGTDLGFWFAQQGSILVFLGLIFFYAWRMNKLDKQYGVEE from the coding sequence ATGGCAGAACAACAGACAAACTCAGACGGCCGGGCAGCGGAGGACGCGGGGGGCTATTGGACCGCGAACGTCCGCATGATCCGGATCAGTCTGGTCATATGGGCCGTCGTGTCCTTTGGCTTTGGCATTTTGCTGCGCCCGTTACTGTCAGGTATCGGCGTTGGCGGCACGGACCTGGGCTTCTGGTTTGCCCAGCAAGGCTCCATTCTCGTGTTTCTCGGCCTGATCTTTTTCTACGCCTGGCGGATGAACAAGCTCGACAAACAATATGGTGTGGAGGAATAG
- a CDS encoding adenylate kinase has product MDGSPHPNTAPVLILLGPPGAGKGTQARMLQEKFGLVQLSTGDLLRAAVAAGTTAGIEAKAVMAAGGLVSDEIVLQVLADRLSEPDCTSGVVLDGFPRTTGQAEALDQMLATSGQHINAAIALEVDNVKMVLRIAGRFTCGGCGEGYHDTFKPTKVDGVCDGCQSTNMTRRADDNAQTVMSRLDAYEEQTEPLIAYYDGKGALRRVDAMGDIAAIAQSIAQIVSKVTA; this is encoded by the coding sequence ATGGATGGATCACCACACCCAAACACCGCACCCGTTCTGATCCTGCTTGGCCCTCCGGGGGCAGGCAAGGGCACGCAGGCACGCATGCTGCAAGAAAAATTCGGACTTGTGCAACTCTCCACCGGTGACCTTTTGCGCGCCGCTGTGGCCGCGGGCACCACGGCCGGGATTGAAGCCAAGGCCGTTATGGCCGCAGGCGGGCTGGTCAGCGACGAAATCGTCCTGCAAGTCCTTGCTGACCGCTTGTCAGAACCCGATTGCACCTCTGGCGTGGTGCTGGACGGGTTTCCGCGCACAACGGGTCAGGCCGAGGCGCTGGATCAGATGCTTGCAACATCTGGCCAGCACATCAATGCCGCAATTGCGCTGGAAGTCGACAATGTCAAAATGGTCCTGCGCATTGCAGGCAGGTTTACATGTGGCGGCTGCGGCGAGGGATACCATGACACGTTCAAACCGACCAAGGTCGATGGTGTATGTGACGGATGTCAAAGCACAAATATGACCCGCCGTGCAGATGACAACGCCCAGACGGTGATGTCACGGCTCGATGCCTACGAAGAACAAACCGAGCCGCTGATTGCATATTATGACGGCAAGGGCGCGCTGCGGCGGGTGGATGCGATGGGGGACATCGCGGCCATCGCGCAGAGCATCGCGCAAATCGTTTCCAAAGTAACAGCCTAA